The nucleotide sequence GCCTAATTGTAACCGATCATGCTAATTATTCAGAGACTTGATTGGCCATTAGTTTCAATTAAGTTATCAAGCGAGATTTTAAAGACGACAAATTGGGGCCTCATTAGAAAGGCCGATGATCTTAGGAAACAGACATTCTTCGAACACTGAAGAGGATACAGTCTTCGAAAGAGGAGAAGTTTTTGCTTCCTTTTCTGCATTGAATCCGCTCGATGATCTTATAACCAAATGGCGATTTGGCGCATTAAGCTGTAGGTTGATAAATTAGAGCGCCACCTAATGCTTCCAAGTTAAGGTGACGATTTCGAATGCTCGGTGGTCCACCAAACAGGGATGAAGACAAAAACCAGAGACGACTCAGGACATATGCCGTATACTGGATGACATTCAATGCGCATGAGCCTAATCCAGAGTACGTTACCCATGTTGCAGGTAGCCTTCTCGGTGCGAAACAAATAATAAGATTACAACAAGATAAGCACTACATGTATCATCACCCCACCCACCTTGCCGTAGTGAACACGAAATCAACATCAAGACCTGGCGACGCGGCGTCCATTGACTACTCAAAAGCACAGAAATTCCAGCAGAAGCTTCAAAGCGATCGCCCGCCTCTGGTCATTTGCTGACGGAACCAATACGAGGGATAGAGATAAGGTTTAGTTCCTGCTCCATTCTCTATATAAGCTCTCCCCCTTCCACACCCAAACtcctacaacaaaaataagagaGTCGCAAGAAGATCACAGAAATGAAGGTCTGGTTGTTGGCAATACTTTGCGCGGCCTCCATACTCGGCAGCCTCGCACAGCAGTGCGGCAGCCAAGCCGGGGGGACGACATGCCCCAATGGGCTATGCTGCAGCCAGTATGGCTACTGTGGTTCCACCTCGGCGTACTGCAGCACTGGCTGCCAGAGCCAGTGCAGCGGCGGCGGTGGCTCAACTCCCAGCCCAACCCCTAGTGGTGGTGGCTCGGGTGTCGCCTCTCTCATCAGCTCGTCACTGTTCGACCAAATGCTCAAGCACCGCAACGATGCGGCCTGCCAAGCCAAGGGATTCTACACTTACAACGCCTTCATTACCGCGGCGAATTCCTTCGCTGGCTTCGGCACAACCGGGGACGACACTATTCGCAAGAGGGAGATCGCCGCTTTCTTGGCACAGACCTCCCATGAAACAACTGGTTAGCTCTACTTTCTCGTAAAATTCCGGACTTCATTTGTGTTCCTTCTCGTATCTCGTCGGGTGATGGTGCGCGGTGCTGTTTTATTTGGTTAGGTGGGTGGGCAACTGCACCAGATGGCCCGTATGCCTGGGGCTACTGTTTTAAACAAGAGCAAGGCAACCCCCCGGCTTACTGTGTCCAAAGCGCACAGTTGCCCTGTGCTGCAGGAAAGAAGTACTACGGCCGAGGACCAATACAAATCTCTTAGTAAGTAGTTTACGACTCCTTGGTCCATTTCTTTCGCTAAACAAGAAAGAACTTAGCCCGATTAATATAAGGAACTAGCTTGCTTAACATGCATTATCTGAAGTTTAAATATGACAAGCTCATTAATTACCCTGAAAGAAATTAGGCTGGATCAAGATATATATCTTGCCATGGATCAGCAATTGCGACATGTtagatattttttattctttgagAGACGAAGAATTATAAATGTGAATCCTTCCAGCAACTACAACTATGGACCGGCTGGTAAAGCCATTGGCCAAGACCTGCTCAACAACCCGGACTTGGTCGCCACCGACCCGGTCGTCTCCTTCAAAACGGCGTTATGGTTCTGGATGACCCCACAATCCCCAAAACCTTCGTCGCATAATGTCATCACCGGGCAATGGACGCCGTCGGCAGCCGACCGAGCGGCGGGACGTGTTCCGGGATATGGGGTCATCACCAACATCATCAACGGTGGGATTGAGTGCGGCAAAGGGCAGGACAGCAGCGTAGCAGACCGGATTGGGTTCTACAAGAGATACTGCGACATACTGGGAGTGAGCTATGGAGACAACTTGGACTGCTACAACCAGAGGCCTTTTAATCAATAAGTTGCATAACAAAAGCGTGTAATAATAAAGACTTGGCAGTAGCACTAAATAAATCAGCTGTCTTTGAGATCTGAAATACTTGGGACGGCATCATGGCGGCTGTGCCATGCATTAGCAAGTGCGGAAGTCTTAAGGAATTAAGTTGACGATAAAACGAAGAGAATAAAAGAACGTTTGCTCAATTGTTCGAGGGGAGTATTccatatctttttttctttccagaaCAAAGACTTTTGACTTACTAATTAGGCATGTATCCATATACATATTCGCTTCGTTGGCGAGTTGGGTGTGGATTTTTTCATTGATTGGGTTAACCTTCGCCAAGTTCCATCCATTGATTAACGTTAGCAAAAATATGaaacaaaaatgaaaagaaaaaagaaatccatTCACTGCTACGGTCTGGATTTAAATCTCCGAATGAAAACATGTTATGTCTCGTCTCTAAAATCGAACCATCCAACTATGAATTTCTCCTATCGAGGCCAAGAGGGTCCAGTGTTTGAATCTGTACCGTCTGAAATCGCCCGTAATGATGAGATAGTCGATGCGTTGAAATAACTGCCATGCTTTCAAGTTAGGCAACAGACAATTCAAGGAATGCTTGGGTGAGGACCACTGGAACGGGCGTATATCAGCATATATTAATATAGAATCTATCAACGAAGAAAGCACATGGGAACAAAAGCTAAATTCTCAAAGGCCACGTGCTCGCTCGTCTCAAGTCCCTACTTTATCTAAATATCACAAATTGCAACATTGCATGACTGCCCTTGTGAATGTCAAGTAGAGCTTAGGCTCCCTTTTTTCTAATTTGTCCTTGAAAGCATccaataatttgaaaaaaaaaaatgccaagCATTTGTATTTTCTGAATATGCAACATATCCTTATACtttcaaataaagaaagatGAAAACAATTTAAAACTTATAATCCAAGAGGAAATAATTGATAACACAATTTAAAACTTATAATCTATTATATGGGCAGTAACTAATTTAATGATTCAagagcagttttttttttttaaaaaaagagaaagtacCATGCCCTTTATTTTCAGTTCACTTTTATGGATAAAATTCACTAATTTTAAATAGCAACAATCCCTGAACAATCCAAACCAACTAAATCTCCGTCTCCAAAATTTTATCTTCCTTTCCCCAGCCTCTtgccctatttttttttaagaaatttttttttctctattgtattttccaaaataaaataaataatacaatTTTCTTAGGATTCCTCCTCACACTTTCCTCCATCCACACTGCGTCGCCGACCTCGTCTTCCGCCGGCCGGCCTTCACCAGGCACGGCATGTCCACCAGCGTCACCATGCAATTATACTACAAACACAGTGACATGCTCAATGGAATGGTCGCCGTCGGGCTAATCCTAAACTCCATCAAGTAATTGTGCTGTAGATGGAACACCCTGATCGCCCCCACCAGCACCATGTCCATGAACGTCGCCGAGACATCGCTGAAAAACTAGTTATTATTCAGATACAACCTTTCTGCCATCGCCGGAGCCACCGGCACCGACAAAGATCTTCTTGCCATAAGTAGCTTTTGATGATCTTCTTccgcttcttcctctttttgtgCCGGCCGACCACCGTCGCCGGTGGTTCCGTGGCTAAAGGCCGCCATTGCCGGAGCTCAAACACCTTTGGCAGCCATCCCCACCCCcgaagggagagagaaagaagagaaagagataggagagagaaagaagaaagggaagactTGAGATCGAGCTCTCCCCTATTTGGGGGAAGAATAAGAGagtcttccctttcttctttctctctcctatctccttctctcttctctctcttttggtttctctttttttttgtttctctctTTGCATGATTCAATGGACCCAGCTAGAGGGTCCTAGTGTTCTCATTGTAGACCCAGGTTGAACCCCAATAGAGAATTTTGGACTAGTGTTGCTGCAGCCACCCGTCGCGGTAGCTTTACCCCGACCATCATTGAGTGCCGTTGGACTCTATCATCATGAATCCCTATTGTGTTACCTGAACTATGGTCCAATCTGTTTCTCCTGGCTTATAGATCCACAATAGCTGCTTCGGCCTCCTCTAGCTTCCTGAATATGTTTCCCACCTCTTTCTGATTTCAGCGTCTCAagcgattaaaaaaaaaaactcctttgCTGGGGGGGGGGAATTATTGGCGGAGGCCGGTGTGGGCCAAGTCAGCAGGGCTCACTTGCTGGGGGGcaattgttggcggaggccagTGTGGGCCAAGTCAGCAAGGCTTGCTCACGGCGGATGCCGGTGTGGGCCAAGTC is from Phoenix dactylifera cultivar Barhee BC4 chromosome 18, palm_55x_up_171113_PBpolish2nd_filt_p, whole genome shotgun sequence and encodes:
- the LOC120104412 gene encoding chitinase 1-like, which codes for MKVWLLAILCAASILGSLAQQCGSQAGGTTCPNGLCCSQYGYCGSTSAYCSTGCQSQCSGGGGSTPSPTPSGGGSGVASLISSSLFDQMLKHRNDAACQAKGFYTYNAFITAANSFAGFGTTGDDTIRKREIAAFLAQTSHETTGGWATAPDGPYAWGYCFKQEQGNPPAYCVQSAQLPCAAGKKYYGRGPIQISYNYNYGPAGKAIGQDLLNNPDLVATDPVVSFKTALWFWMTPQSPKPSSHNVITGQWTPSAADRAAGRVPGYGVITNIINGGIECGKGQDSSVADRIGFYKRYCDILGVSYGDNLDCYNQRPFNQ